The Lasioglossum baleicum chromosome 12, iyLasBale1, whole genome shotgun sequence genome includes a region encoding these proteins:
- the Tra2 gene encoding transformer 2 isoform X1: MVRRLGMLPPDERSGSRSASPRRPRTADGGLRDSRSHSRSRKSRERKESHRPVKEYSRSRSRSVSRGRKSYRSSKYASAGHRGSSRSRSRSPYRGGRYSRSRSRSYSRSRYSREHDRNIYRSHSRSPMSSRRRHVGNRDNPCPSRCLGVFGLSIFTTEQQIHHIFSKYGPVERVQVVIDAKTGRSRGFCFVYFESSEDAKVAKEQCTGMEIDGRRIRVDFSITQRAHTPTPGIYMGKPTHLHDRGWGDGPRRRDAGNSSSYRGSYRRSPSPYYSRRRSRYDRSRSRSYSPRKFISFSSAPPNISSLHGYVSPLK; encoded by the exons ATGGTTAGAAGATTGGGTATGTTGCCCCCCGACGAG CGAAGTGGTAGCCGTAGTGCAAGTCCCAGACGACCCAGAACAGCAGACGGAGGTTTAAGAGACTCACGTTCACATTCAAGATCACGGAAATCCCGTGAACGTAAAGAATCCCACAGACCAGTAAAAGAATATTCAAGGTCAAGAAGCCGTTCCGTATCGAGAGGGAGAAAGTCCTATCGGAGCAGCAAGTATGCCAGTGCAGGTCATCGTGGTAGTAGTCGCAGTCGCAGTCGTTCTCCTTATAGGGGTGGGCGATACTCACGAAGCAGATCTCGTTCCTACTCTCGCTCTCGGTATTCACGCGAACATGACAGGAACATCTATCGTTCACACTCCCGCAGTCCAATGTCATCCAGACGAAGACATGTCGGTAACAGGGACAATCCATGTCCTTCTAGATGCTTAGGTGTATTTGGACTTTCTATTTTTACGACCGAACAACAAATACATCACATCTTTTCAAAATATGGACCTGTCGAACGAGTTCAAGTTGTAATCGACGCGAAG ACTGGACGTTCTAGAGGATTCTGCTTTGTATATTTTGAATCGTCCGAGGATGCGAAAGTAGCCAAAGAACAATGCACAGGAATGGAAATTGATGGCCGAAGAATAAGAGTAGATTTTTCAATTACGCAACGAGCTCACACACCCACGCCTGGAATTTATATGGGAAAACCTACACACCTACACGACAGAGGATGGGGGGACGGACCTAGACGTAGAGA TGCTGGGAATAGCAGCAGTTACAGGGGAAGCTACCGACGATCTCCAAGCCCTTACTACAGTCGCCGACGTTCCCGCTACGACAGATCCAGATCGCGCTCGTATTCGCCACGTaagtttatttctttttcttcggcaCCGCCTAATATAAGCAGTCTACATGGATATGTGTCTCCTTTGAAATAA
- the Tra2 gene encoding transformer 2 isoform X10: protein MVRRLGMLPPDERSGSRSASPRRPRTADGGLRDSRSHSRSRKSRERKESHRPVKEYSRSRSRSVSRGRKSYRSSKYASAGHRGSSRSRSRSPYRGGRYSRSRSRSYSRSRYSREHDRNIYRSHSRSPMSSRRRHVGNRDNPCPSRCLGVFGLSIFTTEQQIHHIFSKYGPVERVQVVIDAKTGRSRGFCFVYFESSEDAKVAKEQCTGMEIDGRRIRVDFSITQRAHTPTPGIYMGKPTHLHDRGWGDGPRRRDSYRGSYRRSPSPYYSRRRSRYDRSRSRSYSPRFESRGIG, encoded by the exons ATGGTTAGAAGATTGGGTATGTTGCCCCCCGACGAG CGAAGTGGTAGCCGTAGTGCAAGTCCCAGACGACCCAGAACAGCAGACGGAGGTTTAAGAGACTCACGTTCACATTCAAGATCACGGAAATCCCGTGAACGTAAAGAATCCCACAGACCAGTAAAAGAATATTCAAGGTCAAGAAGCCGTTCCGTATCGAGAGGGAGAAAGTCCTATCGGAGCAGCAAGTATGCCAGTGCAGGTCATCGTGGTAGTAGTCGCAGTCGCAGTCGTTCTCCTTATAGGGGTGGGCGATACTCACGAAGCAGATCTCGTTCCTACTCTCGCTCTCGGTATTCACGCGAACATGACAGGAACATCTATCGTTCACACTCCCGCAGTCCAATGTCATCCAGACGAAGACATGTCGGTAACAGGGACAATCCATGTCCTTCTAGATGCTTAGGTGTATTTGGACTTTCTATTTTTACGACCGAACAACAAATACATCACATCTTTTCAAAATATGGACCTGTCGAACGAGTTCAAGTTGTAATCGACGCGAAG ACTGGACGTTCTAGAGGATTCTGCTTTGTATATTTTGAATCGTCCGAGGATGCGAAAGTAGCCAAAGAACAATGCACAGGAATGGAAATTGATGGCCGAAGAATAAGAGTAGATTTTTCAATTACGCAACGAGCTCACACACCCACGCCTGGAATTTATATGGGAAAACCTACACACCTACACGACAGAGGATGGGGGGACGGACCTAGACGTAGAGA CAGTTACAGGGGAAGCTACCGACGATCTCCAAGCCCTTACTACAGTCGCCGACGTTCCCGCTACGACAGATCCAGATCGCGCTCGTATTCGCCAC
- the Tra2 gene encoding transformer 2 isoform X2 produces MVRRLGMLPPDERSGSRSASPRRPRTADGGLRDSRSHSRSRKSRERKESHRPVKEYSRSRSRSVSRGRKSYRSSKYASAGHRGSSRSRSRSPYRGGRYSRSRSRSYSRSRYSREHDRNIYRSHSRSPMSSRRRHVGNRDNPCPSRCLGVFGLSIFTTEQQIHHIFSKYGPVERVQVVIDAKTGRSRGFCFVYFESSEDAKVAKEQCTGMEIDGRRIRVDFSITQRAHTPTPGIYMGKPTHLHDRGWGDGPRRRDSSYRGSYRRSPSPYYSRRRSRYDRSRSRSYSPRKFISFSSAPPNISSLHGYVSPLK; encoded by the exons ATGGTTAGAAGATTGGGTATGTTGCCCCCCGACGAG CGAAGTGGTAGCCGTAGTGCAAGTCCCAGACGACCCAGAACAGCAGACGGAGGTTTAAGAGACTCACGTTCACATTCAAGATCACGGAAATCCCGTGAACGTAAAGAATCCCACAGACCAGTAAAAGAATATTCAAGGTCAAGAAGCCGTTCCGTATCGAGAGGGAGAAAGTCCTATCGGAGCAGCAAGTATGCCAGTGCAGGTCATCGTGGTAGTAGTCGCAGTCGCAGTCGTTCTCCTTATAGGGGTGGGCGATACTCACGAAGCAGATCTCGTTCCTACTCTCGCTCTCGGTATTCACGCGAACATGACAGGAACATCTATCGTTCACACTCCCGCAGTCCAATGTCATCCAGACGAAGACATGTCGGTAACAGGGACAATCCATGTCCTTCTAGATGCTTAGGTGTATTTGGACTTTCTATTTTTACGACCGAACAACAAATACATCACATCTTTTCAAAATATGGACCTGTCGAACGAGTTCAAGTTGTAATCGACGCGAAG ACTGGACGTTCTAGAGGATTCTGCTTTGTATATTTTGAATCGTCCGAGGATGCGAAAGTAGCCAAAGAACAATGCACAGGAATGGAAATTGATGGCCGAAGAATAAGAGTAGATTTTTCAATTACGCAACGAGCTCACACACCCACGCCTGGAATTTATATGGGAAAACCTACACACCTACACGACAGAGGATGGGGGGACGGACCTAGACGTAGAGA CAGCAGTTACAGGGGAAGCTACCGACGATCTCCAAGCCCTTACTACAGTCGCCGACGTTCCCGCTACGACAGATCCAGATCGCGCTCGTATTCGCCACGTaagtttatttctttttcttcggcaCCGCCTAATATAAGCAGTCTACATGGATATGTGTCTCCTTTGAAATAA
- the Tra2 gene encoding transformer 2 isoform X8: MVRRLGMLPPDERSGSRSASPRRPRTADGGLRDSRSHSRSRKSRERKESHRPVKEYSRSRSRSVSRGRKSYRSSKYASAGHRGSSRSRSRSPYRGGRYSRSRSRSYSRSRYSREHDRNIYRSHSRSPMSSRRRHVGNRDNPCPSRCLGVFGLSIFTTEQQIHHIFSKYGPVERVQVVIDAKTGRSRGFCFVYFESSEDAKVAKEQCTGMEIDGRRIRVDFSITQRAHTPTPGIYMGKPTHLHDRGWGDGPRRRDSSYRGSYRRSPSPYYSRRRSRYDRSRSRSYSPRFESRGIG, encoded by the exons ATGGTTAGAAGATTGGGTATGTTGCCCCCCGACGAG CGAAGTGGTAGCCGTAGTGCAAGTCCCAGACGACCCAGAACAGCAGACGGAGGTTTAAGAGACTCACGTTCACATTCAAGATCACGGAAATCCCGTGAACGTAAAGAATCCCACAGACCAGTAAAAGAATATTCAAGGTCAAGAAGCCGTTCCGTATCGAGAGGGAGAAAGTCCTATCGGAGCAGCAAGTATGCCAGTGCAGGTCATCGTGGTAGTAGTCGCAGTCGCAGTCGTTCTCCTTATAGGGGTGGGCGATACTCACGAAGCAGATCTCGTTCCTACTCTCGCTCTCGGTATTCACGCGAACATGACAGGAACATCTATCGTTCACACTCCCGCAGTCCAATGTCATCCAGACGAAGACATGTCGGTAACAGGGACAATCCATGTCCTTCTAGATGCTTAGGTGTATTTGGACTTTCTATTTTTACGACCGAACAACAAATACATCACATCTTTTCAAAATATGGACCTGTCGAACGAGTTCAAGTTGTAATCGACGCGAAG ACTGGACGTTCTAGAGGATTCTGCTTTGTATATTTTGAATCGTCCGAGGATGCGAAAGTAGCCAAAGAACAATGCACAGGAATGGAAATTGATGGCCGAAGAATAAGAGTAGATTTTTCAATTACGCAACGAGCTCACACACCCACGCCTGGAATTTATATGGGAAAACCTACACACCTACACGACAGAGGATGGGGGGACGGACCTAGACGTAGAGA CAGCAGTTACAGGGGAAGCTACCGACGATCTCCAAGCCCTTACTACAGTCGCCGACGTTCCCGCTACGACAGATCCAGATCGCGCTCGTATTCGCCAC
- the Tra2 gene encoding transformer 2 isoform X5 → MSDIERSGSRSASPRRPRTADGGLRDSRSHSRSRKSRERKESHRPVKEYSRSRSRSVSRGRKSYRSSKYASAGHRGSSRSRSRSPYRGGRYSRSRSRSYSRSRYSREHDRNIYRSHSRSPMSSRRRHVGNRDNPCPSRCLGVFGLSIFTTEQQIHHIFSKYGPVERVQVVIDAKTGRSRGFCFVYFESSEDAKVAKEQCTGMEIDGRRIRVDFSITQRAHTPTPGIYMGKPTHLHDRGWGDGPRRRDSSYRGSYRRSPSPYYSRRRSRYDRSRSRSYSPRKFISFSSAPPNISSLHGYVSPLK, encoded by the exons ATGAGTGACATCGAG CGAAGTGGTAGCCGTAGTGCAAGTCCCAGACGACCCAGAACAGCAGACGGAGGTTTAAGAGACTCACGTTCACATTCAAGATCACGGAAATCCCGTGAACGTAAAGAATCCCACAGACCAGTAAAAGAATATTCAAGGTCAAGAAGCCGTTCCGTATCGAGAGGGAGAAAGTCCTATCGGAGCAGCAAGTATGCCAGTGCAGGTCATCGTGGTAGTAGTCGCAGTCGCAGTCGTTCTCCTTATAGGGGTGGGCGATACTCACGAAGCAGATCTCGTTCCTACTCTCGCTCTCGGTATTCACGCGAACATGACAGGAACATCTATCGTTCACACTCCCGCAGTCCAATGTCATCCAGACGAAGACATGTCGGTAACAGGGACAATCCATGTCCTTCTAGATGCTTAGGTGTATTTGGACTTTCTATTTTTACGACCGAACAACAAATACATCACATCTTTTCAAAATATGGACCTGTCGAACGAGTTCAAGTTGTAATCGACGCGAAG ACTGGACGTTCTAGAGGATTCTGCTTTGTATATTTTGAATCGTCCGAGGATGCGAAAGTAGCCAAAGAACAATGCACAGGAATGGAAATTGATGGCCGAAGAATAAGAGTAGATTTTTCAATTACGCAACGAGCTCACACACCCACGCCTGGAATTTATATGGGAAAACCTACACACCTACACGACAGAGGATGGGGGGACGGACCTAGACGTAGAGA CAGCAGTTACAGGGGAAGCTACCGACGATCTCCAAGCCCTTACTACAGTCGCCGACGTTCCCGCTACGACAGATCCAGATCGCGCTCGTATTCGCCACGTaagtttatttctttttcttcggcaCCGCCTAATATAAGCAGTCTACATGGATATGTGTCTCCTTTGAAATAA
- the Tra2 gene encoding transformer 2 isoform X9: MVRRLGMLPPDERSGSRSASPRRPRTADGGLRDSRSHSRSRKSRERKESHRPVKEYSRSRSRSVSRGRKSYRSSKYASAGHRGSSRSRSRSPYRGGRYSRSRSRSYSRSRYSREHDRNIYRSHSRSPMSSRRRHVGNRDNPCPSRCLGVFGLSIFTTEQQIHHIFSKYGPVERVQVVIDAKTGRSRGFCFVYFESSEDAKVAKEQCTGMEIDGRRIRVDFSITQRAHTPTPGIYMGKPTHLHDRGWGDGPRRRDAGNSSSYRGSYRRSPSPYYSRRRSRYDRSRSRSYSPRRY, from the exons ATGGTTAGAAGATTGGGTATGTTGCCCCCCGACGAG CGAAGTGGTAGCCGTAGTGCAAGTCCCAGACGACCCAGAACAGCAGACGGAGGTTTAAGAGACTCACGTTCACATTCAAGATCACGGAAATCCCGTGAACGTAAAGAATCCCACAGACCAGTAAAAGAATATTCAAGGTCAAGAAGCCGTTCCGTATCGAGAGGGAGAAAGTCCTATCGGAGCAGCAAGTATGCCAGTGCAGGTCATCGTGGTAGTAGTCGCAGTCGCAGTCGTTCTCCTTATAGGGGTGGGCGATACTCACGAAGCAGATCTCGTTCCTACTCTCGCTCTCGGTATTCACGCGAACATGACAGGAACATCTATCGTTCACACTCCCGCAGTCCAATGTCATCCAGACGAAGACATGTCGGTAACAGGGACAATCCATGTCCTTCTAGATGCTTAGGTGTATTTGGACTTTCTATTTTTACGACCGAACAACAAATACATCACATCTTTTCAAAATATGGACCTGTCGAACGAGTTCAAGTTGTAATCGACGCGAAG ACTGGACGTTCTAGAGGATTCTGCTTTGTATATTTTGAATCGTCCGAGGATGCGAAAGTAGCCAAAGAACAATGCACAGGAATGGAAATTGATGGCCGAAGAATAAGAGTAGATTTTTCAATTACGCAACGAGCTCACACACCCACGCCTGGAATTTATATGGGAAAACCTACACACCTACACGACAGAGGATGGGGGGACGGACCTAGACGTAGAGA TGCTGGGAATAGCAGCAGTTACAGGGGAAGCTACCGACGATCTCCAAGCCCTTACTACAGTCGCCGACGTTCCCGCTACGACAGATCCAGATCGCGCTCGTATTCGCCAC GTCGGTATTAA
- the Tra2 gene encoding transformer 2 isoform X12: MVRRLGMLPPDERSGSRSASPRRPRTADGGLRDSRSHSRSRKSRERKESHRPVKEYSRSRSRSVSRGRKSYRSSKYASAGHRGSSRSRSRSPYRGGRYSRSRSRSYSRSRYSREHDRNIYRSHSRSPMSSRRRHVGNRDNPCPSRCLGVFGLSIFTTEQQIHHIFSKYGPVERVQVVIDAKTGRSRGFCFVYFESSEDAKVAKEQCTGMEIDGRRIRVDFSITQRAHTPTPGIYMGKPTHLHDRGWGDGPRRRDSYRGSYRRSPSPYYSRRRSRYDRSRSRSYSPRRY, encoded by the exons ATGGTTAGAAGATTGGGTATGTTGCCCCCCGACGAG CGAAGTGGTAGCCGTAGTGCAAGTCCCAGACGACCCAGAACAGCAGACGGAGGTTTAAGAGACTCACGTTCACATTCAAGATCACGGAAATCCCGTGAACGTAAAGAATCCCACAGACCAGTAAAAGAATATTCAAGGTCAAGAAGCCGTTCCGTATCGAGAGGGAGAAAGTCCTATCGGAGCAGCAAGTATGCCAGTGCAGGTCATCGTGGTAGTAGTCGCAGTCGCAGTCGTTCTCCTTATAGGGGTGGGCGATACTCACGAAGCAGATCTCGTTCCTACTCTCGCTCTCGGTATTCACGCGAACATGACAGGAACATCTATCGTTCACACTCCCGCAGTCCAATGTCATCCAGACGAAGACATGTCGGTAACAGGGACAATCCATGTCCTTCTAGATGCTTAGGTGTATTTGGACTTTCTATTTTTACGACCGAACAACAAATACATCACATCTTTTCAAAATATGGACCTGTCGAACGAGTTCAAGTTGTAATCGACGCGAAG ACTGGACGTTCTAGAGGATTCTGCTTTGTATATTTTGAATCGTCCGAGGATGCGAAAGTAGCCAAAGAACAATGCACAGGAATGGAAATTGATGGCCGAAGAATAAGAGTAGATTTTTCAATTACGCAACGAGCTCACACACCCACGCCTGGAATTTATATGGGAAAACCTACACACCTACACGACAGAGGATGGGGGGACGGACCTAGACGTAGAGA CAGTTACAGGGGAAGCTACCGACGATCTCCAAGCCCTTACTACAGTCGCCGACGTTCCCGCTACGACAGATCCAGATCGCGCTCGTATTCGCCAC GTCGGTATTAA
- the Tra2 gene encoding transformer 2 isoform X11: protein MVRRLGMLPPDERSGSRSASPRRPRTADGGLRDSRSHSRSRKSRERKESHRPVKEYSRSRSRSVSRGRKSYRSSKYASAGHRGSSRSRSRSPYRGGRYSRSRSRSYSRSRYSREHDRNIYRSHSRSPMSSRRRHVGNRDNPCPSRCLGVFGLSIFTTEQQIHHIFSKYGPVERVQVVIDAKTGRSRGFCFVYFESSEDAKVAKEQCTGMEIDGRRIRVDFSITQRAHTPTPGIYMGKPTHLHDRGWGDGPRRRDSSYRGSYRRSPSPYYSRRRSRYDRSRSRSYSPRRY from the exons ATGGTTAGAAGATTGGGTATGTTGCCCCCCGACGAG CGAAGTGGTAGCCGTAGTGCAAGTCCCAGACGACCCAGAACAGCAGACGGAGGTTTAAGAGACTCACGTTCACATTCAAGATCACGGAAATCCCGTGAACGTAAAGAATCCCACAGACCAGTAAAAGAATATTCAAGGTCAAGAAGCCGTTCCGTATCGAGAGGGAGAAAGTCCTATCGGAGCAGCAAGTATGCCAGTGCAGGTCATCGTGGTAGTAGTCGCAGTCGCAGTCGTTCTCCTTATAGGGGTGGGCGATACTCACGAAGCAGATCTCGTTCCTACTCTCGCTCTCGGTATTCACGCGAACATGACAGGAACATCTATCGTTCACACTCCCGCAGTCCAATGTCATCCAGACGAAGACATGTCGGTAACAGGGACAATCCATGTCCTTCTAGATGCTTAGGTGTATTTGGACTTTCTATTTTTACGACCGAACAACAAATACATCACATCTTTTCAAAATATGGACCTGTCGAACGAGTTCAAGTTGTAATCGACGCGAAG ACTGGACGTTCTAGAGGATTCTGCTTTGTATATTTTGAATCGTCCGAGGATGCGAAAGTAGCCAAAGAACAATGCACAGGAATGGAAATTGATGGCCGAAGAATAAGAGTAGATTTTTCAATTACGCAACGAGCTCACACACCCACGCCTGGAATTTATATGGGAAAACCTACACACCTACACGACAGAGGATGGGGGGACGGACCTAGACGTAGAGA CAGCAGTTACAGGGGAAGCTACCGACGATCTCCAAGCCCTTACTACAGTCGCCGACGTTCCCGCTACGACAGATCCAGATCGCGCTCGTATTCGCCAC GTCGGTATTAA
- the Tra2 gene encoding transformer 2 isoform X3 — protein sequence MVRRLGMLPPDERSGSRSASPRRPRTADGGLRDSRSHSRSRKSRERKESHRPVKEYSRSRSRSVSRGRKSYRSSKYASAGHRGSSRSRSRSPYRGGRYSRSRSRSYSRSRYSREHDRNIYRSHSRSPMSSRRRHVGNRDNPCPSRCLGVFGLSIFTTEQQIHHIFSKYGPVERVQVVIDAKTGRSRGFCFVYFESSEDAKVAKEQCTGMEIDGRRIRVDFSITQRAHTPTPGIYMGKPTHLHDRGWGDGPRRRDSYRGSYRRSPSPYYSRRRSRYDRSRSRSYSPRKFISFSSAPPNISSLHGYVSPLK from the exons ATGGTTAGAAGATTGGGTATGTTGCCCCCCGACGAG CGAAGTGGTAGCCGTAGTGCAAGTCCCAGACGACCCAGAACAGCAGACGGAGGTTTAAGAGACTCACGTTCACATTCAAGATCACGGAAATCCCGTGAACGTAAAGAATCCCACAGACCAGTAAAAGAATATTCAAGGTCAAGAAGCCGTTCCGTATCGAGAGGGAGAAAGTCCTATCGGAGCAGCAAGTATGCCAGTGCAGGTCATCGTGGTAGTAGTCGCAGTCGCAGTCGTTCTCCTTATAGGGGTGGGCGATACTCACGAAGCAGATCTCGTTCCTACTCTCGCTCTCGGTATTCACGCGAACATGACAGGAACATCTATCGTTCACACTCCCGCAGTCCAATGTCATCCAGACGAAGACATGTCGGTAACAGGGACAATCCATGTCCTTCTAGATGCTTAGGTGTATTTGGACTTTCTATTTTTACGACCGAACAACAAATACATCACATCTTTTCAAAATATGGACCTGTCGAACGAGTTCAAGTTGTAATCGACGCGAAG ACTGGACGTTCTAGAGGATTCTGCTTTGTATATTTTGAATCGTCCGAGGATGCGAAAGTAGCCAAAGAACAATGCACAGGAATGGAAATTGATGGCCGAAGAATAAGAGTAGATTTTTCAATTACGCAACGAGCTCACACACCCACGCCTGGAATTTATATGGGAAAACCTACACACCTACACGACAGAGGATGGGGGGACGGACCTAGACGTAGAGA CAGTTACAGGGGAAGCTACCGACGATCTCCAAGCCCTTACTACAGTCGCCGACGTTCCCGCTACGACAGATCCAGATCGCGCTCGTATTCGCCACGTaagtttatttctttttcttcggcaCCGCCTAATATAAGCAGTCTACATGGATATGTGTCTCCTTTGAAATAA
- the Tra2 gene encoding transformer 2 isoform X6, producing the protein MSDIERSGSRSASPRRPRTADGGLRDSRSHSRSRKSRERKESHRPVKEYSRSRSRSVSRGRKSYRSSKYASAGHRGSSRSRSRSPYRGGRYSRSRSRSYSRSRYSREHDRNIYRSHSRSPMSSRRRHVGNRDNPCPSRCLGVFGLSIFTTEQQIHHIFSKYGPVERVQVVIDAKTGRSRGFCFVYFESSEDAKVAKEQCTGMEIDGRRIRVDFSITQRAHTPTPGIYMGKPTHLHDRGWGDGPRRRDSYRGSYRRSPSPYYSRRRSRYDRSRSRSYSPRKFISFSSAPPNISSLHGYVSPLK; encoded by the exons ATGAGTGACATCGAG CGAAGTGGTAGCCGTAGTGCAAGTCCCAGACGACCCAGAACAGCAGACGGAGGTTTAAGAGACTCACGTTCACATTCAAGATCACGGAAATCCCGTGAACGTAAAGAATCCCACAGACCAGTAAAAGAATATTCAAGGTCAAGAAGCCGTTCCGTATCGAGAGGGAGAAAGTCCTATCGGAGCAGCAAGTATGCCAGTGCAGGTCATCGTGGTAGTAGTCGCAGTCGCAGTCGTTCTCCTTATAGGGGTGGGCGATACTCACGAAGCAGATCTCGTTCCTACTCTCGCTCTCGGTATTCACGCGAACATGACAGGAACATCTATCGTTCACACTCCCGCAGTCCAATGTCATCCAGACGAAGACATGTCGGTAACAGGGACAATCCATGTCCTTCTAGATGCTTAGGTGTATTTGGACTTTCTATTTTTACGACCGAACAACAAATACATCACATCTTTTCAAAATATGGACCTGTCGAACGAGTTCAAGTTGTAATCGACGCGAAG ACTGGACGTTCTAGAGGATTCTGCTTTGTATATTTTGAATCGTCCGAGGATGCGAAAGTAGCCAAAGAACAATGCACAGGAATGGAAATTGATGGCCGAAGAATAAGAGTAGATTTTTCAATTACGCAACGAGCTCACACACCCACGCCTGGAATTTATATGGGAAAACCTACACACCTACACGACAGAGGATGGGGGGACGGACCTAGACGTAGAGA CAGTTACAGGGGAAGCTACCGACGATCTCCAAGCCCTTACTACAGTCGCCGACGTTCCCGCTACGACAGATCCAGATCGCGCTCGTATTCGCCACGTaagtttatttctttttcttcggcaCCGCCTAATATAAGCAGTCTACATGGATATGTGTCTCCTTTGAAATAA
- the Tra2 gene encoding transformer 2 isoform X7, whose protein sequence is MVRRLGMLPPDERSGSRSASPRRPRTADGGLRDSRSHSRSRKSRERKESHRPVKEYSRSRSRSVSRGRKSYRSSKYASAGHRGSSRSRSRSPYRGGRYSRSRSRSYSRSRYSREHDRNIYRSHSRSPMSSRRRHVGNRDNPCPSRCLGVFGLSIFTTEQQIHHIFSKYGPVERVQVVIDAKTGRSRGFCFVYFESSEDAKVAKEQCTGMEIDGRRIRVDFSITQRAHTPTPGIYMGKPTHLHDRGWGDGPRRRDAGNSSSYRGSYRRSPSPYYSRRRSRYDRSRSRSYSPRFESRGIG, encoded by the exons ATGGTTAGAAGATTGGGTATGTTGCCCCCCGACGAG CGAAGTGGTAGCCGTAGTGCAAGTCCCAGACGACCCAGAACAGCAGACGGAGGTTTAAGAGACTCACGTTCACATTCAAGATCACGGAAATCCCGTGAACGTAAAGAATCCCACAGACCAGTAAAAGAATATTCAAGGTCAAGAAGCCGTTCCGTATCGAGAGGGAGAAAGTCCTATCGGAGCAGCAAGTATGCCAGTGCAGGTCATCGTGGTAGTAGTCGCAGTCGCAGTCGTTCTCCTTATAGGGGTGGGCGATACTCACGAAGCAGATCTCGTTCCTACTCTCGCTCTCGGTATTCACGCGAACATGACAGGAACATCTATCGTTCACACTCCCGCAGTCCAATGTCATCCAGACGAAGACATGTCGGTAACAGGGACAATCCATGTCCTTCTAGATGCTTAGGTGTATTTGGACTTTCTATTTTTACGACCGAACAACAAATACATCACATCTTTTCAAAATATGGACCTGTCGAACGAGTTCAAGTTGTAATCGACGCGAAG ACTGGACGTTCTAGAGGATTCTGCTTTGTATATTTTGAATCGTCCGAGGATGCGAAAGTAGCCAAAGAACAATGCACAGGAATGGAAATTGATGGCCGAAGAATAAGAGTAGATTTTTCAATTACGCAACGAGCTCACACACCCACGCCTGGAATTTATATGGGAAAACCTACACACCTACACGACAGAGGATGGGGGGACGGACCTAGACGTAGAGA TGCTGGGAATAGCAGCAGTTACAGGGGAAGCTACCGACGATCTCCAAGCCCTTACTACAGTCGCCGACGTTCCCGCTACGACAGATCCAGATCGCGCTCGTATTCGCCAC